In Poecilia reticulata strain Guanapo linkage group LG1, Guppy_female_1.0+MT, whole genome shotgun sequence, one genomic interval encodes:
- the LOC103471971 gene encoding NACHT, LRR and PYD domains-containing protein 12-like: MTPEDLLNILEDLGDDEFIKFKWLLQQSSHLSPAMRKSRLQAATRQDAVDLLVQSAGHSGPAALISQVLLKINRKDLQQALCGPGGNGHDAGGTLHHTGRSGPPPLAQSKAPGFIDVVVGAPEPHPIAFYQQMLQSNFQDKFMCAEEGWAEDKQRLVDVYTEVYVAAGRDVHINTQHEVRQIENVLKPAGETAVKPRDMFSHPSGEYQPIKTVLTNGIAGIGKTFLVQKFVLDWAERRSNQDVDLIFPFTFRQLNPLRAERLSLAQLIHECIPETVDIREEALNYIFKALQSSGNSNFDKSRFKLLFVFDGLDESRLHLDLHVDDVRSVDPTKTNTADVLLRNLISGKLLRSARIWITSRPAAANQIPGRFVSSVNEVRGFTDLQKETYFRKRFRGEEQAEQIVAHIQASRSLHIMCHIPVFCWIAATVLEDVLKTRGTAELPNSLTDMYTEFLVFQIHHTKQKYGSQTSLHYIRSLAKLAYQQLEKGNLIFYKKDLIESNVDFKEASVCSGVFTEIFKEVRGRKGKDQMFSFVHLSVQEFLAALYVRMSPSNSSKISFFTQRSMKNLQLILNQTSSKKIHRIYINKALQSPNGHLDLFLRFFLGLSLSSNQDKLKELLNLTVCSLETKQKTVQYIKKKITENVSVEKSLNLFHCLNELNDRSLVEDIQRYLSSGRLSADQLSPAQWSALVFILLSTEDLDVFELQKYSTSEEGFLKLLPVVKASSRALLSECNLTERSCEALGLLLISESSGLKDLDLSKNNLQDSGVKLLLAGMQSPLCKVQVLRLSWTGITGKSCQEFSSAVGSTFCCLTVLDLSSNELQDSGVKLLCAALLLPHCTLETLRLSQASLTEACCEDISAVFCSQSSRLRQVDLNNNDLGDVGMKCLSAGLQSCHCSVETLRLSGCMISEDGCAFLESVLRSNPSGLRELDLSYNHPGDAGERLLSARLEDPLCKLQTLRLDGGGERRLQPGLQKYFCELLLDRNTAHRRLQLSAGGRQVARVSQQQPYPDHPQRFHFCQLLCGAALAGRCYWEAEWRGAVHIAVSYGGIPRRGTRDQCLFGRNHQSWSLCCSAAGYSVSHRRRDAVLSASCASNRVAVYVDVPAGVLSFYCVSSDSLLHLHTFSTTFTEPLYAGFGFWLGGCRTSSLQLL, encoded by the exons ATGACGCCTGAGGACTTGCTGAACATTCTGGAGGACTTGGGAGACGACGAGTTCATTAAGTTCAAGTGGctcctgcagcagagcagccaTCTTTCCCCAGCCATGAGAAAGAGCCGCCTGCAGGCAGCGACCAGGCAGGACGCAGTGGACCTGCTGGTCCAGAGCGCCGGCCATTCTGGACCTGCAGCCCTCATCAGCCAGGTGTTACTGAAGATTAACAGGAAAGACCTGCAGCAGGCGCTGTGTGGCCCAGGAG GGAACGGTCACGATGCTGGGGGAACGCTGCACCACACAGGACGCTCGGGTCCTCCGCCTCTGGCTCAAAGCAAAGCTCCTGGGTTCATCG ATGTGGTGGTTGGGGCTCCTGAGCCGCATCCCATCGCTTTCTACCAGCAGATGCTTCAGTCGAACTTCCAGGACAAGTTCATGTGTGCAGAGGAGGGCTGGGCAGAGGACAAGCAGCGTCTGGTTGACGTCTACACGGAGGTCTACGTGGCTGCCGGGCGGGACGTCCACATCAACACGCAGCACGAGGTCAGGCAGATCGAGAATGTGTTGAAGCCAGCCGGGGAAACGGCAGTGAAACCCAGAGACATGTTCAGTCACCCTTCAGGAGAGTACCAGCCCATAAAAACGGTTCTGACCAATGGGATAGCAGGGATTGGGAAAACTTTCCTTGTGCAGAAGTTTGTGCTGGACTGGGCTGAACGCCGATCCAATCAAGACGTGGATCTGATTTTCCCCTTCACCTTCCGCCAGCTGAATCCACTGAGAGCAGAAAGACTCAGTTTAGCTCAGCTCATCCACGAATGCATCCCAGAAACTGTAGACATCAGAGAGGAGGCTCTGAATTACATCTTTAAAGCGCTGCAGTCTTCTGGAAACAGCAACTTTGACAAAAGTAGATTTAaacttctgtttgtgtttgacgGACTGGACGAGAGCCGGCTTCACCTGGATCTTCACGTCGACGACGTCCGATCTGTCGACCCGACAAAGACGAACACGGCCGACGTTCTGCTGAGGAACCTCATCAGCGGGAAACTGCTACGCTCTGCTCGGATCTGGATAACATCGCGGCCGgcggcagccaatcagatccctGGGCGGTTCGTCAGCAGCGTGAACGAGGTCAGAGGGTTCACCGACCTCCAGAAGGAGACGTACTTCAGGAAAAGATTCAGAGGAGAAGAGCAGGCCGAGCAGATCGTCGCCCACATCCAGGCGTCCCGGAGCCTCCACATCATGTGCCACATCCCCGTCTTCTGCTGGATCGCAGCTACGGTCCTGGAGGACGTGTTGAAGACCCGAGGAACCGCAGAGCTACCCAACAGCCTGACGGACATGTACACAGAGTTCCTGGTGTTCCAGATCCACCACACTAAACAGAAATACGGCTCCCAGACGTCTCTTCACTACATCAGATCTTTGGCTAAACTAGCTTACCAGCAGCTGGAGAAGGGCAACCTGATCTTCTACAAGAAGGATCTGATAGAGAGCAATGTGGACTTCAAAGAAGCCTCAGTTTGCTCCGGCGTGTTCACAGAGATCTTCAAGGAGGTGCGTGGCAGGAAGGGCAAAGACCAGATGTTTAGCTTCGTCCATCTGAGCgttcaggagtttctggctgctcttTATGTCAGGATGTCTcctagcaacagcagcaaaatatCATTTTTCACGCAACGATCAATGAAAAACCTCCAACTCATATTAAACCAAACATCTTCAAAGAAGATCCACAGGATTTACATCAACAAGGCCTTGCAGTCTCCAAACGGTCACCTGGACTTGTTCCTCCGCTTCTTCCTGGGTCTTTCTCTGAGCAGCAACCAGGATAAactgaaggagctgctgaaCCTGACAGTCTGCAGCTtggaaaccaaacagaaaactgttcaGTACATCAAGAAGAAGATCACTGAGAATGTGTCTGTAGAGAAAAGCCTCAACCTGTTCCACTGCCTGAACGAGCTGAACGACCGTTCTCTGGTGGAGGACATCCAGCGCTACCTGAGCTCAGGACGTCTCTCTGCAGACCAGCTGTCTCCAGCTCAGTGGTCCGCTCTGGTCTTTATCCTGCTGTCCACTGAAGACCTGGACGTGTTTGAGTTGCAGAAGTACTCGACGTCAGAGGAGGgttttctgaagctgctgccggTGGTCAAAGCTTCCAGCAGAGCTCT gcTGAGTGAATGTAATCTgacagagagaagctgtgaggCTCTCGGCTTGTTGCTCATTTCTGAGTCGTCTGGTCTCAAAGATTTGGACCTGAGCAAAAAtaacctgcaggattcaggagtgaagctgctgctggctgggATGCAGAGCCCTTTGTGTAAAGTCCAGGTGCTCCG GTTGTCCTGGACAGGCATCACAGGGAAAAGCTGCCAGGAGTTTTCATCGGCCGTCGGCTCAACGTTCTGCTGTCTGACGGTTCTGGACCTGAGCAGCAACGAGCTGCAGGACTCAGGAGTGAAGCTGCTCTGTGCGGCGCTGCTGCTTCCGCACTGCACTCTGGAAACCCTCAG GTTAAGTCAGGCGTCTCTCACAGAAGCATGCTGTGAGGACATCTCAGCGGTTTTCTGCTCCCAGTCCTCCAGACTCAGACAAGTGGACCTGAACAACAACGACCTCGGAGACGTGGGGATGAAATGTCTCTCTGCTGGTCTTCAGAGCTGCCACTGCTCTGTAGAAACCCTCAG GTTGTCGGGCTGCATGATCTCTGAGGATGGCTGTGCGTTCCTGGAGTCGGTGCTGAGGTCCAACCCGTCGGGTCTCAGAGAGCTGGACTTGAGCTACAATCACCCAGGAGACGCAGGAGAACGTCTGCTGTCTGCTCGGCTGGAGGATCCGCTCTGCAAGCTGCAAACGCTGCG GCTGGATGGCGGCGGAGAGCGGCGCCTGCAGCCCGGCCTGCAGAAAT ATTTCTGTGAGCTGCTTCTGGACCGGAACACGGCTCACAGGCGGCTGCAGCTGTCCGCCGGCGGCCGGCAGGTGGCGCGGGTGAGCCAGCAGCAGCCGTACCCGGATCACCCGCAGCGGTTCCACTTCTGCCAGCTGCTGTGCGGCGCGGCGCTGGCGGGCCGCTGCTACTGGGAGGCGGAGTGGCG